In the Abditibacteriota bacterium genome, one interval contains:
- the ruvX gene encoding Holliday junction resolvase RuvX produces MKRLLALDIGDARVGVAVCLNPLGIVSPHSVLERTRSIKADVRQIEAIVRENRIDKVIIGLPSGPDSEQAVKNSELADRLMRRSDFPPCQYWNEDFSSADAEEELKAMGRSRQKRRQVIDRSAAVLILESYIRCEEL; encoded by the coding sequence ATGAAAAGACTGCTGGCTCTGGATATAGGAGACGCCCGGGTGGGCGTCGCCGTGTGCCTCAATCCTCTGGGGATAGTGTCGCCTCACTCCGTGCTCGAGAGGACCAGGAGCATCAAGGCCGACGTGAGGCAGATAGAGGCCATCGTCCGGGAAAACCGCATAGACAAGGTGATCATAGGCCTGCCGTCGGGGCCGGATTCGGAGCAGGCAGTGAAAAACAGCGAGCTGGCCGACAGGCTCATGCGCCGCAGCGATTTTCCGCCCTGCCAGTACTGGAACGAGGACTTTAGCTCGGCGGACGCCGAGGAAGAGCTGAAGGCCATGGGCAGGAGCAGGCAGAAGAGGCGGCAGGTGATAGACCGGTCGGCAGCGGTGCTGATACTGGAAAGCTATATAAGGTGTGAAGAACTATAA
- the mltG gene encoding endolytic transglycosylase MltG, with translation MWGQKHVRTVMVILVAVVGYLWYQCLPPSLSDEVVFITIPKGSTLSQAASQLKSAGIIRSDTALKLYMRLKGLADDVKPGTHRFYRRLPVAGISAELVRSTRDSSVITVPEGFTIAQIQNRYNLLKEKTGDRFCYLTLNVPVGSVSFIPSDSMEGYLFPDTYPIAEEDEMGLIRQMTSNFERKVILNYREEIAAAGEKYFHESDFYEALYKIVTVASLIEREAKVPSERPIIASVIYNRLEKGMRLQIDATVSYVPGRSTNNKEKTTLSDTKKKTEYNTYRIDGLPAGPICNPGLECIRAAFEPARTDYLYYVARKDGSHVFTRSFAEHKKEKARVK, from the coding sequence ATGTGGGGTCAAAAGCACGTGCGGACCGTGATGGTCATCCTGGTGGCCGTGGTCGGATACCTGTGGTATCAGTGTCTCCCTCCCTCGCTGTCCGATGAGGTGGTGTTTATCACCATTCCCAAGGGGTCCACTCTGTCTCAGGCTGCCTCGCAGCTGAAGTCGGCGGGCATCATACGCAGCGATACGGCTCTGAAGCTCTATATGAGGCTGAAGGGCCTCGCGGACGATGTCAAGCCCGGGACCCACAGGTTTTACCGGCGGCTGCCCGTGGCGGGCATATCGGCGGAGCTGGTGAGGAGCACCCGGGACAGCTCGGTGATCACGGTGCCCGAGGGCTTTACCATCGCCCAGATCCAGAACAGATACAACCTGCTCAAGGAAAAGACGGGGGACAGGTTCTGCTATCTCACCCTGAACGTGCCCGTGGGCTCCGTGTCCTTTATCCCTTCGGATTCCATGGAGGGCTATCTGTTCCCGGACACCTATCCCATAGCGGAAGAGGACGAGATGGGGCTCATCAGGCAGATGACCTCCAACTTCGAGCGCAAGGTCATCCTGAACTACCGGGAGGAGATAGCCGCGGCTGGAGAAAAGTATTTTCACGAGTCCGACTTCTATGAGGCCCTCTACAAGATAGTGACCGTGGCGTCCCTCATAGAGAGGGAGGCCAAAGTCCCGTCGGAAAGGCCCATCATCGCGTCGGTCATATACAACAGGCTGGAAAAGGGCATGCGTCTCCAGATAGACGCCACCGTGAGCTACGTGCCCGGCAGGAGCACGAACAACAAAGAAAAGACCACCCTGAGCGACACGAAAAAGAAGACCGAATACAACACCTACCGGATAGACGGGCTGCCGGCGGGCCCCATCTGCAACCCGGGGCTGGAGTGCATCAGGGCCGCCTTTGAGCCTGCCCGGACCGATTATCTCTACTACGTGGCCCGCAAGGACGGGTCCCACGTCTTTACCCGCTCCTTCGCCGAGCACAAGAAGGAAAAGGCCCGGGTCAAATGA
- a CDS encoding YqeG family HAD IIIA-type phosphatase, which yields MKGPLKAFAQWLRPDMWAERVSDLTPGLLEERGIKAIILDLDNTLLPWKSDRVPEENLRWAEGLRREGIKIFVLSNTTKPGRMKAICAGIGAGWIHPAAKPNKSSFLRAARSLELEPREIAVVGDQLFTDMLGGRLAGMYLVLVRPISAVEFAGTRLISRPAERLLKKYMQAPF from the coding sequence ATGAAGGGTCCTCTCAAAGCCTTTGCGCAGTGGCTCAGGCCCGATATGTGGGCGGAGCGGGTGTCCGACCTGACGCCCGGCCTGCTGGAAGAGCGGGGGATAAAGGCGATCATACTGGATCTGGACAACACCCTGCTGCCCTGGAAGAGCGACCGGGTCCCGGAGGAAAACCTGCGTTGGGCCGAGGGTCTCCGGCGGGAGGGCATCAAAATATTCGTGCTGTCCAACACCACGAAGCCCGGGCGCATGAAGGCCATATGCGCCGGCATAGGCGCCGGGTGGATACATCCCGCCGCCAAGCCAAACAAAAGCAGCTTTTTGCGGGCCGCCCGCAGCCTGGAGCTGGAGCCCCGGGAGATAGCGGTGGTGGGAGACCAGCTGTTTACGGATATGCTGGGAGGCAGGCTGGCAGGAATGTATCTCGTGCTCGTCAGACCCATCAGCGCCGTGGAATTTGCGGGCACCCGTCTCATATCCCGGCCGGCCGAGCGGCTGCTGAAAAAGTATATGCAGGCCCCTTTTTGA